The Rahnella aquatilis CIP 78.65 = ATCC 33071 genomic sequence TGCGTCCCCCATTTTCAGGATTTAAGGTTCCAGGATAAAAGAGAGAATAAAGATCAGCCGTCTTTGATTAAATGTGCACGCTTATTAGCACATTACCTTTATTTTACTGTGATTCACCTAACCTCAATGAATCACAGCCCGGAGAAGTGAGAATCAAAAGTTCGTGAGCACAATCTTGCCCTGAATACTTCCTGACGCAGCACGCTTATGCGCATCTGCTGCCCTGGCTAAGGGATAGGTGCTATCAATAACCACCCTGATAATTCCTTTTTCCAGAAGATTGCCGGCTTCAACGAGTTGCGCACCACTTGATCGTACTTGCGTGGATGACACGGTAATGTTCTTTTTATTGGCCTCATGCTGGCCGCAAAAACCCACAGGATTAACAAGAAATAGTGCTCCGCCCTTTTTTATACAGCTCAGGAAGCGCTCCATGTTTGACCCCCCCACAGCATCCAGCACGAGATCGACATTGTTTACTACAGTCTCGGCGGCTGTAAGGGTGTAATCGATGAATTCATCCGCACCCAGGCTGCGTAAAAGTTTCTCATGTCGGGACGAAGCTACGGCAATGACTCGCGCCCCTTTCCACTTCGCTATCTGTACGGCAAGATGCCCCACGCCTCCACCGGCACCATTTACCAACACTGTCCGGCCGTCCAATGGAACCGCTGTATGCTGAAATGGCTGGAATGGATTTGGTGCGTCGTGACCCCGTTCAACAAGGAATTGCCAGGCCGTAAGAAGCGACATCGGTGCACCCGCTGCCTCAATATGTGTGATCCGCTGAGGTTTTAACGCCAGTTCCGATGAGGGAATACTCACATAGTCTGCATAGGCACCGCTGCCATTCATTATCCCTTCCGGAAAACGCACCATTGAATAGACCTCATCTCCTGGGCTGAACCCGGAGACGTTATCACCGACCGCTGCAACAACTCCGGATACATCAGTTCCCGGAATGAGCGGGAATGTTGGGTTTGGCCACCATTGAGGCGGAAGCGCCCGATAACCTTCCCTCAGATACCCGTCAGGCGGATTAAGGCTGGCTGCATGCACTTGAACAAGTACTTCGTCGCTTCCCATAAAGGGTCGTGCCGCGTCTTCATACAACAGATTCTCTGGTCCGCCAAAGGCATGCAGTTGTACGGCTTTCATTACGTCAGTCATCATAATCTCACTCATAAAGGACTCAGGTGACAAATGATATAACTACTCTCTGAGATTGATAATCAGGCTGGATTTCGCTTTAATTGTGCCATGAAGGAACAAATAGGTTTTGAAAGACTCACGGGTCTTATTGCATTCGCTCGCGCAGGCGCGCTCGGTAGCTATACTGCCGCTGCCCGTTCGCTGACGGTCTCACCTTCGGCAATCAGTAAGAGCATTCAGCGGCTGGAAAATCATCTGGGCGTCACTTTATTTGCACGGACCACGCGTTCATTGGTTTTGACTGCGGAAGGCCGCGAGCTTCACGAGCGCGTTTTACAATTGCTGCAGGTTGCTGAGGACATTGAGCAGTTAGCAAAACGAAAACGCGCGGAGCCAGCAGGGACATTACGAATTTCGGCATCGTATCCGATCGGTCTGCATATGATTGCCCCTGTCATTCCACAGTTCTGCACGATATACCCCAATGTGAAAATTGATCTACGGTTGAGCGATCGCGTGTTAAGTCTCGTTGATGAGAATATTGATATTGCTGTCCGTCTGGGCGACCTTGCGGATTCAAATCTCCTTTCGCGTCGCCTCTCATCCTATAGGATGGGTTGTTATGCTTCTCCGGAATATCTGGCACAATGCGCGCCCCCAAAACACCCTAATGACCTTATGGGGCATAAGACAGTCAATCTTCGTTACCAGAACACCGGGCAGCTTTTTCGCTGGCCATTCCAGGTTGGGGGGCGAGAGATTGAAATTTTGCCATCATCAAATGTCGTTGTTGATGCAAGCGAGGTCGTGCTGGCGTCAATTGTTGCCGGTGCTGGGATAGGAATGGCGACGAGCTTTATGGCTGATTCGTGGGTAAAGAATGAAAAACTCGTTCCCCTGCTGACGGATTTTACCGTAGAGCGGCATAATATTTCTGCACTATGGCATGAAAGTCGGCGCTCGAATCCTGCTGTTCGGGCATTCCTGGATCATCTGATTGGACATTTTTAAATTCTTTTAACCAGCTTGCGTATATTCAGGTCACCAGAATGATGAATCTGTCCGCTGTGAGCGATGAGCGGACGTTATATTTTTAAGCCTGTTCGTACACAATTATGCTTTTCTGTTGAAACAATGCTGTAGCATCAGTATGTTGTGATAAAGGCATGGTTACACAAATCCTTCCAGTATCTGCTTTGCTTGAATATAATCGTAAGACGTAACTTCTATTTTGTTATTACTGAGATCGCTAAAGTATACGGACATCGATACTTCATGGTCGCTGACGGTAAAAGGGATTTCGTTGTTCTTGAGGATCGGTATTAGCTCGATGAAAGATTGTGCTCTCACTCCGAAAGCCATCGTATGACCAGGATGCTGAGATTCTCTAAGGAAAAGGGAAAGTGACGCCCCGTTATTGCTTATGACCAGCGGTCCACCCTGTTCAAACCAGAAGTACAGCGAGCTGTCGCGTGAGAAGCCAAGGACCTCTTTATACCAGTGTTCTGCCTGCTCAATATCTTCAACGTATACATGTATATGATCGATCTCAGCTATCTTCATAACGCCACCACCTGATTTTTCTTACCGGAAATACTCGCTGAAGCATTTTTAATAAACAACCCGCAAAGCACATGATAACCAGAAATTTATCTTAAATGCTTATCGCACATATTCAGTGGTTGACGTCCACTGTTGGCACAAACCGGCCCATTACATTGGAAACGTCGGCTCTGAGCGAGCAGCGGACCTTTTATAAAGACTTTTTCATAAAGATACGGCTTGTTCCTTCGGGTTTGCAGCCAATACGTCCGAATTCTTCCCAACCGTGCTTTTTATAGAAATCAGGGGCCTGAAAACTAATTGTGTATAAGAATGCCGAAGTGCATCCCCTTTTTCTTCCTTCCTCTTCGAAGCGGTTAAGTATTTCTGTACCAACCCCCATATTCCGCAACTCCGGTGGAAGATAGAAAAGGTCTATAAAAAGTAGGCCTAACGAAGAGCGTCCTTGCATTCCGCCTAATATTTCACCAGTTTCATTTGATTTTACCAATACAGATAATTGCTGACGATCACTCATCCCCGTCATTAAGTCATTGAAACTGTTCAAACCTTCTTCAATAGGAAGTAATTGTTCCGCATTTGGATTGGCGCAGACTTCTAAATTTATCCCCTCGACAAAGCTATTCATTTCAAATGTCCTTTTAAATTAAATAACTGTATAAAAATACAGATTTCAAATGAAATCTCCAGAGTTTTGTCGTTTATAGTTAACGCTTAAGCTGCATCATCATGAAATTCCGCTCTGGCACACAGCAGGCAAACACGTGACGCTGAAGGTTTGCTGTGAGCGAACAGCGGAAGTTCGCAATTGTTAAAGCCGTTAAGGTGGAAATCACTTGCATTTTTGTGTGTTAATTAACGGGTAGAACGTCAAAGTGAGTGAACAGAAAATGAGTGTTAATGAATTTTATTTGGATGGAGCATGCGTCCTATCTGAAAAAGAATTTCATTCTATTATTTCTTTATCTTTAAACTTTGGACCTTACTATGGCAGAAATCTTGATGCATTGTGGGATCGCCTTAGCACTGATATTGAAAGACCAGTAAAAATAATATGGTTGAATTCCGAGCTATCCAAGGTGGGTCTTGGCAATTATTTCGATAAAATCATCGAGGTTTTTGAGAGGGTAAAACTGCAAGATCTGAGTTTTAATTGGGAAGAGAAGTTCGATTATTTACTGAAATAACTCATGCCAACTGGACATTGGCCTGCTCCCCTTTAGCCAATGTAAGGCGGACTTAATAAAGTCCGCTCCTGGCACAGGCTGTGTGAAAACTTTTTTGGCCGCTGAAACTGCCAAAAACAGAGCTGAAAACCGCGCTCATACGTAAAATTCGGCTCTACTAAACCAGTCGATCAATTCCAGATTTGCGTAGACTTGCGCACTTCAGTTTTTGGTCAGGGTTTTCACACAGCCTGGGCACACAGCAGACAAACACGTGACGCTGAAGGTCTGCTGCGAGCGAACAGCGGACGTTCGTATAGTGTAAAAATGGCAATGTTGCTTACATCGTCAGAGCTGTCAGCGAAGTGTTGACCATTTTGCAGGGTGTCCGATGAATTCACGCAATGCGTCGAGAAATACCGTAACTCTGGCTGGCGGATTGCGTAACGTACGTAGAGCATATATTCCTGTAGATACATGCAGTTGCGAGATAATTTCCGGGAAGAGTTGTACCAGCGCGCCACTGTTAATGTCATCACCTGCCACCCAGTCCGGCAGGAACGCGATCCCCAGCCCCTCAACCGCAGCCTGACGCATCGCTTCGAAATCATCACAGCCAAACATGGGCTGGCTAGTGTTTTCTCTGGCCGGATGGCCAATCACACTCGACCAGCAAAGCAGATCGGCACCGTGCAGCTTATCGATTAAACGATGTGAGGCGATGTCATCCAGCGAGGTGGGAATCCCCGCGTTTTCCAGGTAGGCCGGGCTTGCGCACAGCACACGTATTTGCGTTGCTATTTTGCTGGCAATCAACGTGCTGTCGGCCATATCACCAATACGGATGACAACATCAAGGCGTTCAGCAACGGGGTCTGCCAGCCGTTCGGTCAGATCCAAATCGAGGCTCAGGTCCGGATACTGGCGAGAAAGTTTTGCCATCACCGGCAGCACATAGCGTTTACCAAATGTGGGATAACACGCCACTCTCAGCACGCCGGTTACTTCACCCTTCATTGACGCCAGTTCCTGCTGCGTATCCACCAGTGAATCGAGGATCTGTCTGGCGCGAATCAGCAGTATTTCCCCAGCATCGGTCAGGGTTAAATGCCGTGTAGACCGCAAAAAGAGCGGAGTATCCAGGTAAGCTTCCAGCGCATCAATCTGGCGTCCTATCGAGGAGGGCGTGCGTCCGCGGCGGCGACCAGCACCCGAAAAACTGCTCTCACGGGCGACATCGACAAAGACTCCAAGGAACTCGGCAAATTTCTCTGATTGCATCTGTGCATTTCTTGCATAGCTGTTGTGGGGAGAAGCCATCTTATCAGTTATGTACGCTGAACTTAATATCCCCTCAGCCGAATGACATTACATAAACACGCACACGCTGAGGATAACGACCATGCAAAATCATCAATACGATCCCCTTTATCTTTTCATCGACGGTAACTGGATTGAAGCGGGCAATCGCGACACCGTCGCTGTGATTAACCCAGCAACCGAAGTCACCATCGGCCGCTTGCCGCTGGCGACCGCCGCCGATCTTGAACGTGCTCTTTCAGCCACCCGTTCTGGTTTTGACGTCTGGCGCCATACCGTGCCTGCCGAACGCGCCCGCATTATGAAAAATGCCGCCGCCCTGATGCGCGAACGCGCTGAACATATTGCCTCGCTAATGACGCTGGAAGAAGGTAAACCCCTGTATGAAAGCCGCGACGAAGTGCTGCGGGCAGCCGACTATTTTGAATGGTTTGCAGAGGAAGTCCGCCGCATTGATGGACGTGTTGTACCGTCAAATCGCCCCGGTGTGCTACAACTGGTCAAAAGAGAGCCCATCGGCCCGGTTGCCGCCTTTACCCCGTGGAATTTCCCGGCCATTACCCCGGCACGCAAATTATCAGCGGCACTGGCCGCTGGTTGTAGCGTAATCCTGAAACCCGGTGAAGAGAGCCCGGCGACGGCGCTGGCTCTGGCACGCTGCCTGGATGATGCCGGTTTGCCTAAAGGCGTACTGCAAATTGTGTTTGGCGTGCCAGATCAGGTTTCCGCCACTCTTATCGCCTCACCGGTTATTCGCAAAGTGGCATTCACCGGTTCTGTACCGGTAGGTCGACTGCTGTCTGAGCGTGCTGCCGCAGGTGTTAAACCAATTACCCTGGAACTTGGCGGCCATGGACCGGTACTGGTTTTTGCCGACGCAGACATTGAAGCGGCGGCGGTTGGCGGGGCGGCTAACCGGTTCCGGGGCACTGGCCAAATCTGTATCTCTTCAACCCGCTTTCTTATTCAGCGTAGTGTTTACACACAGTTTGTCGAACGCTTTGTGAGTGCGACGGAGCAACTGGTTATCGGCGATGGGATGGCAGAAAACACCCAGGTGGGGCCGCTGGCGAATATCCGCCAGCTGGAAAAAATGGAAGCGTTGATTGCCGATGCTGTCGCCCTGGGCGCGAAAGTGCTCACAGGTGGGAAACGACTCAACCGTCCAGGCTTTTTCTTTGAACCCACGGTGCTTGCCGATGTGCCGATGGAAGCACGGATCATGCACGAAGAACCCTTTGGCCCAATTGCCGTGATGCGTCCGTTCGACGCGCTTGAGGATGGTCTGGCAGAAGCAAACCGTCTGCCGTATGCCCTGTCAGCTTACGCTTTTACGCGAGACGCCCGTACCGTTCTGGATGTTGGTGATGGCCTTGAAGCCGGGATGATCGGCATTAATCAGTACCGCATGGTGGCGACGGAACTGCCTTTCGGCGGAATGAAAGAAAGCGGGCATGGTTCAGAGGGCGGTCGGGAAGGTATCAGCCATTACCTAGTGAATAAATTCATCAGCCAAATCTAAAACACACTATCACTGATGACAGAATATAAGAGGAACTGACCATGAAACCTGTTGATTTTACTCGCCCGCGTGAAGCTGCCCGCGCATTTACCCCTAAACTTTCCGACTTCGTTGAGCAACCGCTGTATTCCGATGTCTGGACAGATCCGGACCTGGCACCCCGCGACCGTAGTCTGATTACCATCGCCTGTCTTATTGCGCTGAATCACTCCAATGAACTACCGGCCCACTTGCGTCGCGGCATTGAAAACGGTCTGACCAAAACAGAAATTTCCGCCCTGATTACGCACATGGCGTTTTACGCAGGCTTTCCGGCAGCGATTACCGCGTCTGGCTATGCCAATGCCACGTTTGACGACCAGGCCTGAACGACGGGTTATCCATCTTCTTATTTCGGGAAACAGAATCATGAAAGCAATCACCTTTGATCAATTCGGCCCGGCTGATGTATTTAACATCAGTGAAGTCGCAGACCCACAGTTACGTCCTAATGATCTGCTGATCCGCACGCGGGCGGCGGGGGTCAACCGGGCCGATCTCACCCACCGACGCGGCGGGTATGGCCGCCCTGATTTCGGCGACTCGACGATTATGGGGCTGGAAATCGCCGGTGACGTTATTGCCGTTGGAGAGAATGTAAAAGGCTATAATGTGGGTGACCGTGTTATGGGTATCGTCGGGGGCGGGGCTTACGCGGAAATGGCCCGCATTGATTACCGGATGGCTATGCCGGTGCCGGAAGGTATGGACTATATCCATGCGGCGGCCATTACCGAGGTCTTTGTAACCGCGCATGAAGCGCTTATCCATCTGGGTAAACTGAAACCCACGGAAACGGTACTGATCCACGCCGGAGCCGGCGGTGTGGGAGGCGCCGCCGTGCAACTGGCGCATGCGACTGGCGCGACGGTAATCACCACCGCGAATGCTGCAGCGCACGATCTCGTTCGCCGCCTGGGTGCCGATCATGCCATTGATTATGTGACGGAAGACTTCTCCAAGGTTGTCGCCAGCATCACGGATAACAAGGGGGTGGATCTTATTCTCGATTTTATTGGCGCGCCTTATTTTGAACGGAACGTGAACGCACTCAACTTTGGCGGACGTCTGGTGCAGATTGGCATTATGGGGGGCATTGAAAACGCGAAGATCCCGCTGGATCGGGTGTTGTACCGCCATCTGCAGATTATCGGTACGGTAATGAAATCGCGTTCGCAAGAAGTGAAACATGAAATGTCCCGCCGCTTTAAAGAGTGCTGGTTAACCCGCTTCGGAAAAGATGGGCTGAGCCCGGTGATTGACAGCGTGTTCCCGCTGGCTGAAGCCAGCAAAGCTCACCAGCGTATGGAAGACGGCCTCAACGTCGGAAAAATTGTGTTGACGATGTAAATGACGCAAACGAGAAGTTTTTTTCTGCCTTTTCGCCGCAATCCCTTCGCTATCCGACATGAACAGCCCGCGCAATACCTCAGGGCTGTTCGATGTCAGAGAATGAATCAAGTGCCGCCATAAAAAAAGATCACTAATGGGTTAAAAGTAATATCAGAGTATTGCTGTTACATTGTTTGTCAAAGCTAAGTTCAGGTGTCTGTGGTTGGGGTGGGGCTAATTTGAAATGTCCGCTTCTGGCACGAAGCAGACATGCGGGCGTAAATGCTCCGCTTTGAGCGAACAGCAGACGTTTACTGAGGACTACTAAATATTTTCATCATTTTAAGCATAACATCCCTGTTGTGAATCTGAAGGGTTTTGGTTATAAAAACAGCAAGATAACTCATTGAATGAATCAAAAACTCAGGAGACATTTTGCCGATAACTACCTCTCGACTGCATCTTCGCCCTGTAATCAACTCAGACGGAGATGATCTTTTCAGAATTTATGGCGACCCTGCCACAAATACGTTTAATCCTGCAGGACCGTATCCTGATATTGATTATGCTCGTGATGTCTTGGCTCGATGGCTTAAACACTGGGAAGATTACGGTTTCGGAAACTGGGCTATCTCGTTAAAAGATAATCCTGAAAGGATTATCGGTTTTGGCGGGCTAAACATCCGCAGTTATGCCGATATTTCTATCAATAACTTGGGATATCGTTTCTCCACTGAGTCATGGGGAAAAGGCCTGGCGACAGAGTTTGCTAACTATGCGGTCAGCTATGGGTTTAATGAGCTCAAACTGCCTGATATATCTGCCACAGTAAGAGCAAATCACCTGGCGTCACAGAAAGTCCTAACGAATGCCGGACTAAGGTATGTACGTGACATTCATGATGTGGAAAATGCTCCAGCCAGCATGCTGTTTGCACTGACCCATGCCGAATGGCACAAACAATAATGTTGATTTACAACGTATTGGGACGACACATTGGGATCAAGCGCGAAGATGATCGCTACTGATATTTCGCGCAGACCTGACAGAGCGAAAACTTTCCCGGCTTTACAATATTACTATTCCGGACAGTATGGCAGAAGACGACATCATTGGCTGGCTGGGCGATATTTTCCATGAAGCAGCAACAGAGCGTCATCCTGATGTGATACGTGTTGAATAGCAATCTGTCAGACTCACCCCCTAATACAACCGTTTTACCATAAGTCCTTCAACTTCCGCTCATGGCACGAAGCAGACTGGCAAGCAGGGCGGTGTCCGCTGTGAGCGATCTGCGGACGTTCGCAATTTATCGATAAAAGATGCAGGCTTGTAAAACGGTCGCGCATTTATCTTGTAGAAATAAAGCAGGCTTTCTATATAGTTGGATGATGAACTTTCAAATCTCAGCAGGTAATTGCATGATCTTAAGTGTTAATCACGTTGGTTTTTCAGTTAAAAACATTGAAGACTCATTATTTTTTTGGACTCAGATTCTTGGAGGTAAATTATTACGTGAAGGAAAAATGTCCGGACCTATAATCGATGAGGTAACAGGTGCAAGGGGAGCTGATGTACGAATGGCTTTGCTTGAACTGGCTGATATTCGAATTGAATTACTACAGTACAATAACATTGAGCAGCCAGAAGAACCTTCAGCGCCCTATATCCCAGGCTACGCTCACCTTGCTTTTAATGTAGAGGATCTTGATACGCTCTTGGGCAAAGTATCGGACTACGGCTGGAAGACGCCGGGTAAACCTCAGACAGTATTGTCAGGCCCCATGCAGGGAACCAGAGTAATATATTTACAAAGCCCTGATGGTCAGACGCTTGAATTGATGGAACGCAGTCAATGAGGCCCACATATCATGACCTGTTATCCTCTAATTAAAACAGAGATGTTTGCAAAGTCCGCTTCTGGCACCAAGCCGTCATCAAGGAATCTTAGTCATCTTAGCGCGAGGAGCGGAAGTACAGTAAAAGATATAAGACTTTCCCTGATACAATTGCAGTAATATCAAGCGCATCATTTGGCTTACACTTTTTATTCACACATAAATAGAAATGTTATTGTATAAAAAGGTGCATAGCCGCGGGTAATCCAAACACTTGCGCACCGTTAGTCATTATCGTGGCTCGTGGTAAACCGCCTCAATATTATACCCGTCAGGATCAAGGATGAACGCGGCGTAATATCCGTGGTGATACTGAGGCCGGTATCCCGGCGCACCATTATCTTTTCCACCAGCCTGAAGGGCGCTAGAGTGGAATGCGTCCACTGCCTCTTTGTTTTTTGCACTGAAGGCAATATGCATCCTGGGCGTGGAGGGCCTACCCTGAGTGATCCAGAACGCGCCCCCCGGATCGGCCCCTTCATCAGGTTTGGCTGGACCAAAACCTACCGCTTTATCCGGGATTTCAAGCCGGACAATATGACCAAGGCTTGCCAGAACTCGCTTGTAAAACAGTTTACTGTCTTCAAGATTGGTGACGCTGAATCCGGTGTGATCAATCATTCTTATACTCCTGTCAGCAAAGAAGAATATGTAGTAAAACATTCAACCACCGGATGATGTTTGATTTGGCATAAGAACAGATGATTATGTCAGTGCTATTTCTGTGAAATTATTCACACAGATTCAGTTGACCCGCTCGCGTTGTTTAATACATTGCGATGTCCGCCTTTGGCACAGAGCTTGCCTGATGCGGACGGGCAGTCCTCTGTGAGCGAACAGCGGAAGTCCGCAGTTGTTCTCATTACTGATGAAGGCATTACTTAAATCGCGGTGCGTAAATCAACGGGGATTAAGCCATATGGCCTGAGATGCTTCACGGTATTGACGAGCGTGTCGTTCTAGCAAGCTTTATCGCCGTCAGCCCAGCGCTTGATATCACTTATATTTGGCGACCGGATGCCCACACTCAAGATGTTCTTGGTTGTGTATAGGCTGACCTGTGCTTTGCCCCCATCATGTCTTTCTATTTGAATTAGCGTGTTGTTAATCAACAGTCCCTGCGCAAGGAGCTTTTGATTGATCTCACCTTCATTGCGCTCACCGTCAAACTCGCTTAATACGATGACCGGATTCCCTGAATATGCCTCATATTCCAGGCACTGCCTTGCCATGTGTCTTAAGGTTCGATAGGTATCGGAGGGCTCCGTCTTGCTCGTGAAGCTGCCGTCATAAGATGATTGACTGCTTTTTAATTCGCTGATGGTTATGGCGCACCCGCTGATTGAGATAGAAAATAATAGTACAGACAGGGTCAAATATTTCAATTTCAACTCCATTGTTCTGACAGAGGCCCTCCGCTGGGCTGGTATCAAAATCATGTTTTCTTTCAGGCGGACTTGTGGTTTGGAAAGTCAACAGTCACCATGAGCCCACCTTCTGCAGACGTACTCAGGCATACGCTGCTGTTGTGTTGCTGCGCAACCGCTTTGACTATTGCTAGCCCCAGTCCACTCCCGCTTTGTATCTGATTGGGATCGCGAAAAAACCTATCGAACACGCGCTCCCTCAATTCAAATGGAATGCCGGGCCCTGCATCTGAAACACGTAGCTGAGTAGATTTATCAAGTGATCCTACATCGACCTCAACCCGTCCGCCCTCAGGGCTGTACTTCACGGCATTTTCAATTAAATTATCAATCAGCGACATCAGGCGTTCCCTGACGCCTGTGATCCAGACTTCATCATCAGAGTAGAATTCGAGCTCAATCCTGCGCTCAGCCGCTAGCGGTGCCAGTGCAGCCATTCGCTCTTGTATGAGCGTTGTCAGCGGCACAGGCTCCATAACAGTGTCAATACGCACTTCGCTGTGCATCATCAGCAGCAACTGATTGACAAGACGCGCTGCACGGCTATTGCTGCGAATAATCCCTGCAAGCAACTCCTGTTGATTATCGCTGCTTACATAGGACTGCAAAGCCTCCACATTGATTCGCATCGCAGCCAGTGGGGTACGCAGTTCATGAGCGGCATCTGCAATGAAAACCCGTTCCCTATCAGAACTCTCTCGCACCCTGGCAAGAAATAGATTAGTAGCGTCCACCATTTGGCGAAGCTCCATGTGCTTTGGCACTTCTTTTAAGGGGGAGAGATCTTCTGAAGTTCGTAAGGAAATTTCATTTACCACCTTGTTCCAGGGTCGCATTGCAATACGGATTGACAGCCACGCGGGAAACAAAAGAAAAGGAATGCACACCAGTAGCGGCAATATGTAGTATCCACGCGAGTTCAGGTATATAAAAAAGTTCCAGCCTCCGGCAGGGGTGACAAGTGTTACCTCCGCATCGGATCTCCCGGACTTGAGAGTACGGCTAGTCCAGGTGCGGCCTCCACTCCGGATGCTCTGAATTTTCCCATATCGGGTGTTTGTCACCCCTGCCGGAGCGCCATCAGATGAATAAATTATCTCTTTATTCTTCCGGACGATTAGGCTGATTGACAGTTTCGGATCTTCACCTCCGCCATAACCTTCCCGCAACGCTGTGCTGAACTTTTCCAGCACGGCGGTGAGATCCTGCGGGCGATCATCCATACGATCAACCAATGTAAGAATGGTTTCGTAGGTATTGTTGCCCGTTAGCATAGGGGGGCTACGCAAGTTCTCCCACAAAATGTAGGTCAGAAAAAGACACCAAAGCAGTGTAAGCAGCAGCATCTGGGCGATCATAATTCGCCGTACGAGCGTTGGAGTTCTCAGGTGGCGCCAAAAATTTCGCATCAACCAGCCCCTTTCTGAATCGGCACAGTATCAATGACATACCCTACGCCCCTCACCGTTCGTACATAGCCGTCGCCGATTTTGCGACGTAAATTACCCATATGCACATCGAGTGCATTGCTCATATTTTCTTTTGCGCCGAATATCCTTTCTTCCAGAAACCTTCGTGTAAGCACGCGATCAGTGCGCATCATTAACGTTTCAAGCAGCGCGTATTCACTTGCCGTCAACTCAACATTCCGCGCGCTCACTGTCACGCGACGAGTCGGCACGTGGAGAGATAA encodes the following:
- a CDS encoding LysR family transcriptional regulator, with amino-acid sequence MKEQIGFERLTGLIAFARAGALGSYTAAARSLTVSPSAISKSIQRLENHLGVTLFARTTRSLVLTAEGRELHERVLQLLQVAEDIEQLAKRKRAEPAGTLRISASYPIGLHMIAPVIPQFCTIYPNVKIDLRLSDRVLSLVDENIDIAVRLGDLADSNLLSRRLSSYRMGCYASPEYLAQCAPPKHPNDLMGHKTVNLRYQNTGQLFRWPFQVGGREIEILPSSNVVVDASEVVLASIVAGAGIGMATSFMADSWVKNEKLVPLLTDFTVERHNISALWHESRRSNPAVRAFLDHLIGHF
- a CDS encoding VOC family protein, which codes for MKIAEIDHIHVYVEDIEQAEHWYKEVLGFSRDSSLYFWFEQGGPLVISNNGASLSLFLRESQHPGHTMAFGVRAQSFIELIPILKNNEIPFTVSDHEVSMSVYFSDLSNNKIEVTSYDYIQAKQILEGFV
- a CDS encoding NAD(P)H-quinone oxidoreductase; the encoded protein is MKAITFDQFGPADVFNISEVADPQLRPNDLLIRTRAAGVNRADLTHRRGGYGRPDFGDSTIMGLEIAGDVIAVGENVKGYNVGDRVMGIVGGGAYAEMARIDYRMAMPVPEGMDYIHAAAITEVFVTAHEALIHLGKLKPTETVLIHAGAGGVGGAAVQLAHATGATVITTANAAAHDLVRRLGADHAIDYVTEDFSKVVASITDNKGVDLILDFIGAPYFERNVNALNFGGRLVQIGIMGGIENAKIPLDRVLYRHLQIIGTVMKSRSQEVKHEMSRRFKECWLTRFGKDGLSPVIDSVFPLAEASKAHQRMEDGLNVGKIVLTM
- a CDS encoding GNAT family N-acetyltransferase; its protein translation is MNSFVEGINLEVCANPNAEQLLPIEEGLNSFNDLMTGMSDRQQLSVLVKSNETGEILGGMQGRSSLGLLFIDLFYLPPELRNMGVGTEILNRFEEEGRKRGCTSAFLYTISFQAPDFYKKHGWEEFGRIGCKPEGTSRIFMKKSL
- a CDS encoding NADP-dependent oxidoreductase — its product is MTDVMKAVQLHAFGGPENLLYEDAARPFMGSDEVLVQVHAASLNPPDGYLREGYRALPPQWWPNPTFPLIPGTDVSGVVAAVGDNVSGFSPGDEVYSMVRFPEGIMNGSGAYADYVSIPSSELALKPQRITHIEAAGAPMSLLTAWQFLVERGHDAPNPFQPFQHTAVPLDGRTVLVNGAGGGVGHLAVQIAKWKGARVIAVASSRHEKLLRSLGADEFIDYTLTAAETVVNNVDLVLDAVGGSNMERFLSCIKKGGALFLVNPVGFCGQHEANKKNITVSSTQVRSSGAQLVEAGNLLEKGIIRVVIDSTYPLARAADAHKRAASGSIQGKIVLTNF
- a CDS encoding carboxymuconolactone decarboxylase family protein — translated: MKPVDFTRPREAARAFTPKLSDFVEQPLYSDVWTDPDLAPRDRSLITIACLIALNHSNELPAHLRRGIENGLTKTEISALITHMAFYAGFPAAITASGYANATFDDQA
- a CDS encoding NAD-dependent succinate-semialdehyde dehydrogenase, with amino-acid sequence MQNHQYDPLYLFIDGNWIEAGNRDTVAVINPATEVTIGRLPLATAADLERALSATRSGFDVWRHTVPAERARIMKNAAALMRERAEHIASLMTLEEGKPLYESRDEVLRAADYFEWFAEEVRRIDGRVVPSNRPGVLQLVKREPIGPVAAFTPWNFPAITPARKLSAALAAGCSVILKPGEESPATALALARCLDDAGLPKGVLQIVFGVPDQVSATLIASPVIRKVAFTGSVPVGRLLSERAAAGVKPITLELGGHGPVLVFADADIEAAAVGGAANRFRGTGQICISSTRFLIQRSVYTQFVERFVSATEQLVIGDGMAENTQVGPLANIRQLEKMEALIADAVALGAKVLTGGKRLNRPGFFFEPTVLADVPMEARIMHEEPFGPIAVMRPFDALEDGLAEANRLPYALSAYAFTRDARTVLDVGDGLEAGMIGINQYRMVATELPFGGMKESGHGSEGGREGISHYLVNKFISQI
- a CDS encoding barstar family protein — encoded protein: MSEQKMSVNEFYLDGACVLSEKEFHSIISLSLNFGPYYGRNLDALWDRLSTDIERPVKIIWLNSELSKVGLGNYFDKIIEVFERVKLQDLSFNWEEKFDYLLK
- a CDS encoding LysR family transcriptional regulator; the encoded protein is MQSEKFAEFLGVFVDVARESSFSGAGRRRGRTPSSIGRQIDALEAYLDTPLFLRSTRHLTLTDAGEILLIRARQILDSLVDTQQELASMKGEVTGVLRVACYPTFGKRYVLPVMAKLSRQYPDLSLDLDLTERLADPVAERLDVVIRIGDMADSTLIASKIATQIRVLCASPAYLENAGIPTSLDDIASHRLIDKLHGADLLCWSSVIGHPARENTSQPMFGCDDFEAMRQAAVEGLGIAFLPDWVAGDDINSGALVQLFPEIISQLHVSTGIYALRTLRNPPARVTVFLDALREFIGHPAKWSTLR